From Pantoea sp. At-9b, the proteins below share one genomic window:
- a CDS encoding GNAT family N-acetyltransferase gives MVWESERLLLRYTTHEDLNDLFRIYGNPETHKFNPLGPHSDIEYSKGVLERTLNIYEEHGFGDWTIFEKSNPDKVIGFGGVFISQFDGRKTNNLGYRFEPDAWGKGYATELSRRAIRFGFEEVGLDEIIGVVRANHIASRRVLEKSGLKFLKKIVDSEDLPPNLMFQINRTQWMSDQS, from the coding sequence ATGGTATGGGAATCAGAACGGTTACTTTTGCGTTATACCACACATGAAGATCTGAACGATTTGTTCAGGATTTATGGAAATCCTGAAACTCACAAGTTCAATCCACTTGGCCCTCATTCAGATATTGAATATTCAAAGGGTGTACTGGAAAGAACATTAAACATATATGAAGAGCATGGTTTTGGTGATTGGACCATTTTTGAAAAATCGAACCCAGATAAAGTGATAGGCTTTGGTGGCGTGTTTATAAGCCAATTTGATGGCCGAAAGACAAATAATCTTGGATATCGTTTCGAACCTGACGCATGGGGAAAGGGTTATGCTACTGAGCTTTCCAGAAGAGCTATACGTTTCGGTTTTGAAGAGGTTGGATTGGATGAAATCATAGGTGTGGTTAGAGCAAATCACATTGCTTCCCGTAGAGTATTGGAAAAATCTGGGCTGAAATTCCTTAAAAAAATAGTCGATTCAGAAGACCTTCCACCCAATCTGATGTTCCAGATTAATCGGACTCAATGGATGTCTGATCAATCCTGA
- a CDS encoding VOC family protein, with protein sequence MQHPVKFGRIAAVIPVKNIKLSSEFYVNGLNFKDVFANGDPVGFMILKREAAELHLTLQPLHKAPSFPVAHLLVDDANALYSQCQEIGAKIIKRIQDKDYGIRAFVFADPDGNRIDVGEILRK encoded by the coding sequence ATGCAGCATCCAGTAAAATTTGGTCGTATAGCAGCCGTAATACCAGTAAAAAACATCAAGCTCTCCAGTGAATTCTACGTCAATGGACTGAATTTCAAGGATGTTTTTGCAAATGGAGACCCTGTGGGCTTCATGATACTAAAGCGTGAAGCCGCCGAGTTACATTTGACTCTCCAGCCACTGCACAAAGCGCCTTCCTTTCCAGTCGCGCACCTTCTTGTAGATGACGCAAATGCACTTTATTCACAATGCCAGGAGATTGGTGCCAAAATTATCAAACGCATACAAGATAAAGATTACGGTATTCGGGCGTTTGTTTTCGCTGACCCGGATGGAAACCGAATAGACGTTGGAGAAATTCTGAGGAAATAA